One genomic segment of Actinoplanes ianthinogenes includes these proteins:
- a CDS encoding alpha/beta hydrolase produces the protein MGAGRWRRVRLPLPRLRSSITASVWSPDQRTDRMLVAHDGPEYRERGGLAAHAAAAGRYHLVLLPPGDRLDWYSACPAWADSLALDVLPRLRARLGTGRAVGAGVSLGALAMLHAQRSHPAGFAGLFLQSGSFFQPRHDRQESGFRHWSRIIRYVRRVLTASSGPAVPATLTCGAAEENLANNRDMTDALAKQGYSVDLAVGPGGHDWDNWRNTLDPHLTTLLSRVWPD, from the coding sequence ATGGGAGCGGGCCGATGGCGCAGGGTCCGCCTTCCGCTGCCCCGGCTGCGCTCCTCGATCACCGCCAGCGTCTGGTCACCTGACCAGCGCACCGATCGGATGCTGGTGGCCCACGACGGCCCGGAGTACCGGGAGCGTGGCGGCCTGGCCGCGCACGCCGCCGCGGCCGGGCGCTATCACCTGGTGCTGCTGCCGCCCGGGGACCGCCTGGACTGGTATTCGGCGTGTCCGGCGTGGGCCGACTCGCTCGCCCTCGACGTGCTGCCCCGGCTGCGGGCGCGGCTCGGCACGGGCCGCGCGGTCGGTGCCGGGGTGAGTCTCGGCGCGCTCGCCATGCTGCACGCGCAGCGCTCGCACCCGGCCGGCTTCGCCGGCCTGTTCCTGCAGTCCGGCAGCTTCTTCCAGCCGCGGCACGACCGGCAGGAGTCCGGGTTCCGGCACTGGTCGCGGATCATCCGGTACGTCCGGAGAGTGCTCACCGCCTCCTCCGGCCCCGCCGTCCCGGCCACCCTGACCTGCGGCGCCGCCGAGGAGAACCTGGCGAACAACCGGGACATGACGGATGCCCTGGCGAAACAGGGGTATTCGGTGGATCTCGCCGTCGGCCCGGGCGGGCACGACTGGGACAACTGGCGCAACACCCTGGACCCGCACCTGACCACCCTGCTGAGCCGGGTCTGGCCGGACTGA
- a CDS encoding ATP-grasp domain-containing protein, producing MADVEHTIGLLLGTEDDWPRAYEALLRRLGTVTAGDGRTHRTRSVRVTIEPFNLRDQPRHELVIDRLAYWYYHPREWLKKIALMDDVYLLNSPFTFQSMEKHAAYCAMMRLGLKVPETVLVPFKNPLDNSRWAYTAARYNKSFDLEATAASIGYPLYMKPYDGGAWVGVSKIRNADELHAAYDASGERLMHLQASVEDYDVFARSLTIGPETMVMRFQPDQPMHTRYQVDHHFLSDSAGDEVVTVSRLVNAFFRWEFNSCETLVRGDEVYPIDYANACPDVALTSLHYYFPWAMAALVRWTVFCVVTERRMRLDTDTRDYFAVADDPDLTYRDKLSGYRELADRYFEIDRYREFCDKHLSNVDDIVYDWVTSEEFRSLLRETVRATYPVHEHEKFLGHFGGLIDAWIRDQGR from the coding sequence GTGGCCGACGTCGAGCACACCATCGGACTGTTGCTGGGCACCGAGGACGACTGGCCACGCGCCTACGAGGCGTTGCTGCGCCGGCTCGGCACCGTCACCGCGGGCGACGGGCGCACCCACCGGACCCGGTCGGTGCGGGTCACCATCGAGCCCTTCAACCTGCGCGACCAGCCGCGGCACGAGCTGGTCATCGACCGGCTGGCGTACTGGTACTACCACCCGCGGGAGTGGCTCAAGAAGATCGCGCTGATGGACGACGTGTACCTGCTGAACAGCCCGTTCACGTTCCAGTCGATGGAGAAGCACGCGGCGTACTGCGCGATGATGCGGCTCGGGCTGAAGGTGCCGGAGACGGTGCTGGTGCCGTTCAAGAACCCGCTGGACAACTCGCGGTGGGCGTACACGGCGGCGCGCTACAACAAGTCGTTCGACCTGGAGGCGACGGCCGCGTCGATCGGCTATCCGCTGTACATGAAGCCGTACGACGGCGGCGCCTGGGTCGGCGTCTCGAAGATCCGCAACGCGGACGAGCTGCACGCGGCGTACGACGCCTCCGGTGAGCGGCTGATGCACCTGCAGGCGTCGGTCGAGGACTACGACGTGTTCGCCCGGTCGCTGACCATCGGGCCGGAGACCATGGTGATGCGGTTCCAGCCGGACCAGCCGATGCACACCCGGTACCAGGTCGACCACCACTTCCTGTCGGACTCCGCCGGCGACGAGGTGGTGACGGTCTCCCGGCTGGTCAACGCGTTCTTCCGGTGGGAGTTCAACTCGTGCGAGACGCTGGTGCGCGGCGACGAGGTGTACCCGATCGACTATGCCAACGCCTGCCCGGACGTGGCGCTCACCTCGCTGCACTACTACTTCCCGTGGGCGATGGCGGCGCTGGTGCGCTGGACGGTGTTCTGCGTGGTGACCGAGCGGCGGATGCGGCTGGACACCGACACCCGGGACTACTTCGCGGTGGCCGATGACCCCGATCTCACGTATAGAGACAAATTGTCCGGTTATCGAGAACTCGCCGACCGGTATTTCGAAATCGACCGGTACCGCGAGTTCTGCGACAAGCATCTGAGCAACGTCGACGACATCGTCTACGACTGGGTGACCTCGGAGGAGTTCCGCTCGCTGCTGCGCGAAACGGTGCGCGCAACTTACCCGGTTCATGAGCACGAGAAGTTCCTCGGGCACTTCGGTGGCCTGATCGACGCCTGGATCCGCGACCAAGGACGTTGA
- a CDS encoding glycoside hydrolase family 9 protein, with the protein MHLWERSLAAAAATLLLAGAASAPAQAEEVEQVVNGGFDNGTDPFWSTSGMPIALSDGRACVDVPGGTANRWDAAVGQNDIDLVAGETYRFSFDASGDAGHVVRAITGLAVSPYDTYFEQSPVLGAVQHYEYTFTASADTAQGQVAFQLGGSADPWHFCVDNVSLVGGVPPEVYVPDTGPRVRVNQVSYLPSGPKVATLVTDQTTPLLWELRNSAGRVVDTGRTEPRGVDVSSGQNVHTVDFSGNSRKGTGYTLTVDGETSRPFDIGGDAYQRLRADSLKFYYTQRSGIAIADALRPGYGRPAGHVDVAPNQGDGNVPCQPGVCDYRLDVRGGWYDAGDHGKYVVNGGISVWGLLSEYEQSKQVRKVSLNIPESGDATPDILDEARWELEFLLKMQAPNGMVHHKIHDAAWTGLPLLPSADPQPRELHPVSTAATLNLAATAAQAARIYKRYDPAFAARALAAAKKAYTAAKTNPIVLAPESDGTGGGAYNDAKVSDDFYWAAAELFLTTGEKQYATDVTTSPEHTADSFGPVAFDWAATAAPAKLDLALIPNKLPGLGKVKAQVVAGADKYLAIQQAQAYGIAYAPPNNVWDWGSSSVIANNLVVLTAAHQLTGQYKYEYGLLTGLDWLFGRNALNRSYVTGYGEVSAQNEHSRWYAHQLDPALPHPPVGSLAGGPNSSIQDPLAQEKLKGCVGQFCYIDDIQSWSTNELTVNWNAALARLTGYVAELH; encoded by the coding sequence ATGCATCTATGGGAGCGCTCCCTCGCCGCTGCCGCGGCGACCCTGTTACTCGCCGGCGCCGCCTCCGCGCCTGCTCAGGCCGAGGAGGTCGAACAGGTCGTCAACGGCGGATTCGACAACGGCACCGACCCCTTCTGGTCCACCTCCGGCATGCCCATCGCGCTGAGCGACGGGCGGGCCTGCGTGGACGTGCCCGGCGGCACCGCCAACCGGTGGGACGCCGCGGTCGGGCAGAACGACATCGATCTCGTCGCCGGTGAGACGTACCGGTTCAGTTTCGACGCCTCCGGGGACGCCGGGCACGTGGTGCGGGCGATCACCGGGCTGGCGGTCAGCCCCTACGACACGTACTTCGAGCAGTCGCCCGTGCTCGGCGCCGTGCAGCACTACGAGTACACGTTCACCGCCTCGGCCGACACCGCGCAGGGGCAGGTGGCCTTCCAGCTCGGTGGCAGCGCCGACCCGTGGCACTTCTGCGTGGACAACGTCTCGCTGGTCGGCGGGGTGCCGCCGGAGGTCTACGTGCCGGACACCGGGCCGCGGGTCCGGGTGAACCAGGTGAGCTACCTGCCCTCCGGCCCGAAGGTCGCCACGCTGGTGACCGACCAGACCACCCCGCTGCTCTGGGAGCTCCGGAACAGCGCCGGTCGGGTCGTCGACACCGGCCGCACCGAGCCGCGCGGCGTGGACGTGTCGTCCGGGCAGAACGTGCACACCGTCGACTTCTCCGGGAACAGCCGCAAGGGCACCGGTTACACGCTGACCGTGGACGGCGAGACGTCCCGGCCGTTCGACATCGGCGGGGACGCGTACCAGCGGCTCCGCGCCGACTCGCTGAAGTTCTATTACACCCAGCGCTCCGGCATCGCGATCGCCGACGCGCTGCGCCCGGGGTACGGCCGCCCGGCCGGGCACGTCGACGTCGCCCCGAACCAGGGTGACGGCAACGTCCCGTGCCAGCCCGGCGTCTGCGACTACCGGCTCGACGTGCGCGGCGGCTGGTACGACGCCGGCGACCACGGCAAGTACGTCGTCAACGGCGGCATCTCGGTCTGGGGCCTGCTCAGCGAGTACGAGCAGTCCAAGCAGGTCCGCAAGGTCAGCCTGAACATCCCGGAGAGCGGCGACGCGACCCCGGACATCCTCGACGAGGCCCGCTGGGAGCTGGAGTTCCTGCTCAAGATGCAGGCGCCGAACGGCATGGTGCACCACAAGATCCACGACGCGGCGTGGACCGGCCTGCCGCTGCTGCCGTCGGCCGACCCGCAGCCGCGTGAGCTGCACCCGGTCTCCACGGCGGCGACGCTGAACCTGGCCGCCACCGCGGCGCAGGCGGCCCGGATCTACAAGCGCTACGACCCGGCGTTCGCGGCCCGGGCGCTGGCCGCGGCGAAGAAGGCGTACACCGCCGCGAAGACCAACCCGATCGTGCTCGCCCCGGAGTCCGACGGCACCGGCGGTGGCGCCTACAACGACGCCAAGGTGTCCGACGACTTCTACTGGGCGGCCGCCGAGCTGTTCCTCACCACCGGCGAGAAGCAGTACGCCACCGACGTGACCACCTCGCCCGAGCACACCGCCGACTCGTTCGGACCGGTCGCGTTCGACTGGGCGGCCACCGCGGCCCCGGCGAAGCTGGACCTGGCGCTGATCCCGAACAAGCTGCCCGGCCTCGGCAAGGTGAAGGCGCAGGTGGTGGCCGGCGCGGACAAGTACCTGGCGATCCAGCAGGCGCAGGCGTACGGCATCGCGTACGCCCCGCCGAACAACGTGTGGGACTGGGGCTCGTCCAGCGTCATCGCCAACAACCTGGTGGTGCTCACCGCCGCGCACCAGCTGACCGGCCAGTACAAGTACGAGTACGGCCTGCTCACGGGCCTCGACTGGCTGTTCGGCCGGAACGCGCTGAACCGCTCCTACGTCACCGGGTACGGCGAGGTCAGCGCGCAGAACGAGCACAGCCGCTGGTACGCCCACCAGCTCGACCCGGCCCTGCCGCACCCGCCGGTCGGCAGCCTCGCCGGCGGACCGAACTCGTCGATCCAGGACCCGCTGGCGCAGGAGAAGCTGAAGGGCTGCGTCGGCCAGTTCTGCTACATCGACGACATCCAGTCCTGGTCCACCAACGAGCTGACCGTCAACTGGAACGCGGCGCTGGCTCGCCTGACCGGGTACGTCGCCGAACTCCACTAG
- a CDS encoding cytochrome P450 encodes MQALRFAAALYARQLAINYWGRVRRDPLSRLHLAEGRADPYRVYDEVRAYGPLMPTRLGNYASATHAVCNGVLRDRRFGPRAVAMNGPGAPGDEIDMSFLDKDPPEHTRLRRLAQPVFSPKQIAGYRPRVERVVGELLDRAAGKETFDLVSDFAAPLPIAVITDLMGVPDADAEAFAAHGAVVGSALDGVRSLRHAARLMAASNAIDEVFIRLFVLRRREPADDAVSRILAAEGDQIQSHELLPMCRLLLVAGFETTVNLIGNAMNAMLDHPAQWAALCADPAGLADAAVEETLRWDPPVQRTARCAREDVEIAGVPVRRGQFVVSLLGGANRDPAAYARADQFDLHRVPEVDHLAFSSGIHYCVGAPLARLEAGIALRMLAERFPDLRRAGPLRRRDASIIRGPLSLPLRARAMAAH; translated from the coding sequence ATGCAAGCGTTGCGATTCGCCGCCGCTCTGTACGCACGCCAGCTCGCCATCAACTACTGGGGCCGGGTGCGGCGGGATCCCCTGTCCCGTCTGCACCTGGCCGAGGGCCGGGCGGATCCGTACCGGGTCTATGACGAGGTGCGGGCGTACGGGCCACTGATGCCGACCCGGCTGGGGAACTACGCGTCCGCGACGCACGCCGTCTGCAACGGCGTGTTGCGCGACCGGCGGTTCGGGCCACGCGCGGTGGCGATGAACGGGCCGGGCGCGCCGGGCGACGAGATCGACATGTCGTTCCTGGACAAGGACCCGCCCGAGCACACCCGGCTGCGCCGTCTCGCCCAGCCGGTGTTCAGCCCGAAACAGATCGCCGGCTATCGCCCGCGCGTCGAGCGGGTGGTCGGCGAGCTGCTCGACCGGGCCGCCGGCAAGGAAACGTTCGATCTGGTCAGCGACTTCGCGGCGCCGCTGCCGATCGCGGTGATCACCGATCTGATGGGTGTGCCGGACGCGGACGCCGAGGCGTTCGCGGCGCACGGCGCGGTGGTCGGGAGCGCCCTCGACGGGGTGCGCTCGCTGCGCCACGCGGCCCGGCTGATGGCCGCCAGCAACGCCATCGACGAGGTGTTCATCCGGCTCTTCGTGCTGCGCCGCCGGGAGCCGGCGGACGACGCGGTGAGCCGCATCCTGGCCGCCGAGGGTGATCAGATCCAGTCGCACGAGCTGCTGCCGATGTGCCGGCTGCTGCTCGTGGCCGGCTTCGAGACGACCGTCAACCTGATCGGCAACGCGATGAATGCGATGCTCGACCATCCCGCGCAGTGGGCCGCGCTGTGCGCCGATCCGGCCGGGCTGGCGGACGCGGCGGTGGAGGAGACGTTGCGCTGGGATCCGCCGGTGCAGCGCACCGCGCGGTGCGCCCGGGAGGACGTGGAGATCGCCGGGGTCCCGGTCCGCCGGGGCCAGTTCGTCGTCTCGCTCCTGGGCGGCGCCAACCGGGATCCGGCGGCCTATGCCCGCGCCGACCAGTTCGATCTGCACCGCGTTCCGGAGGTGGATCATCTGGCCTTCTCCAGCGGCATCCACTACTGCGTCGGCGCTCCCCTGGCCCGGCTGGAGGCCGGGATCGCCCTGCGGATGCTGGCCGAGCGTTTCCCGGACCTCCGGCGCGCCGGCCCGCTGCGCCGCCGGGACGCCAGCATCATCCGCGGTCCGCTGTCCCTCCCGCTGCGCGCCCGGGCCATGGCCGCCCACTAA
- a CDS encoding tetratricopeptide repeat protein yields the protein MAEVYRSAHAAATRTAEVYRSAHAAVSAAAHENERGELLRRAGRPAEAAECFARALAVIGGVDGADPATHSAILNNLALSAHERGELAAARRYLVRSLEVGPLVGDPVGRAITYDNLAVVEVELAQLAGALPPANPGREPQPGSGPRESDGPRESGGSRRSHGPRESDGPRPNDGPRARLDDEAQARPVEGPRAEPEDEAADRVGWVRLAEAERYFGAAERLFRSVLPEALDDYLRSVLNRADAAALRGDHARVDRLTRHAAELAVHHSVGADNAVEAVTMRGGFLHRHRGHPRAAVELLTARLPALLPECAPDHGAAALATLSRAAAATGDPALVEDVAARMAELGSTAGSAARR from the coding sequence GTGGCAGAGGTCTACCGGAGTGCGCACGCCGCGGCGACCAGGACAGCCGAGGTCTATCGCAGTGCGCACGCGGCGGTGAGCGCGGCGGCTCACGAGAACGAGCGTGGCGAGTTGCTGCGCCGGGCCGGGCGGCCGGCGGAGGCGGCGGAGTGTTTCGCGCGGGCGCTGGCCGTGATCGGCGGGGTGGACGGCGCGGATCCCGCGACGCATTCGGCGATCCTCAACAATCTGGCGCTCAGCGCGCACGAGCGGGGTGAGCTCGCGGCGGCCCGGCGCTATCTGGTGCGGTCGCTGGAGGTCGGGCCGCTGGTCGGGGATCCGGTGGGGCGGGCGATCACCTACGACAATCTCGCGGTGGTCGAGGTCGAGCTGGCGCAGCTGGCCGGCGCGCTGCCGCCGGCGAATCCGGGCCGCGAGCCGCAACCCGGCAGCGGGCCGAGGGAAAGCGACGGGCCGAGAGAAAGCGGCGGGTCGCGGAGAAGCCACGGACCGCGGGAAAGTGACGGGCCGCGACCGAACGACGGGCCGCGCGCGCGGCTGGACGACGAGGCGCAAGCGCGGCCGGTCGAGGGGCCGCGAGCGGAGCCGGAGGACGAGGCGGCGGACCGGGTGGGCTGGGTGCGCCTGGCGGAGGCGGAGCGGTATTTCGGGGCGGCGGAGCGGCTGTTCCGCAGTGTGCTCCCGGAGGCACTTGACGACTATCTGCGGTCGGTGCTGAATCGGGCGGACGCCGCCGCGCTGCGCGGGGATCACGCGCGGGTGGATCGGCTGACGCGGCACGCGGCGGAGCTGGCGGTGCATCATTCGGTCGGGGCGGACAACGCGGTCGAGGCGGTCACCATGCGGGGCGGTTTCCTGCATCGGCACCGCGGCCACCCGCGGGCGGCGGTCGAGCTGCTGACCGCGCGGCTGCCGGCGCTGCTGCCGGAGTGTGCGCCGGACCATGGCGCCGCGGCGCTGGCGACGCTGTCGCGGGCCGCGGCGGCGACCGGGGATCCGGCGCTCGTCGAGGACGTCGCGGCGCGGATGGCCGAGCTCGGTTCCACGGCGGGATCGGCGGCGCGGCGTTAA